The Nitrososphaerota archaeon genome has a segment encoding these proteins:
- a CDS encoding electron transfer flavoprotein subunit beta/FixA family protein, whose product MKIAVCIKQVPETSVRVKIAPDGRSIDASGIEHVINPFDEYALEEAARLKEQNAGSEITLVLLGPGKAQQIVLKALAIGADKAVHIKAENIPNDSLAVAKVLAEELGTGDYDLIFFGKKAVDHDNHQVGLIVAELLNLPCISGCTHYEFAGGKITAYREIEGGIEVYDVTPPAVFTQEKGPHEVRYPQLRELMAARKKPIATKQPNFSPPTVETVELSYPPPRPAGKIVGNGVEAVPELVRLLREEAKVI is encoded by the coding sequence ATGAAAATAGCAGTCTGCATAAAGCAAGTTCCTGAAACGTCCGTAAGAGTGAAGATAGCACCAGATGGGAGGAGCATTGATGCATCTGGCATAGAGCATGTCATTAATCCATTCGACGAATATGCGTTAGAAGAAGCAGCAAGGCTGAAGGAGCAAAATGCTGGAAGCGAAATAACCCTAGTCTTGCTGGGGCCTGGAAAGGCTCAGCAGATAGTGCTCAAGGCTCTTGCCATTGGAGCGGATAAAGCGGTTCACATTAAGGCTGAAAATATTCCTAATGACAGCCTGGCAGTTGCGAAGGTACTTGCAGAGGAGCTAGGAACAGGAGATTATGACCTGATATTCTTTGGCAAGAAAGCGGTAGATCATGATAATCATCAGGTTGGGCTCATTGTTGCTGAACTGCTCAATCTACCATGCATATCGGGGTGCACGCATTACGAGTTTGCTGGAGGGAAGATTACAGCATATAGAGAGATCGAGGGAGGAATAGAAGTTTATGATGTTACGCCTCCAGCAGTGTTTACGCAAGAAAAGGGCCCTCACGAAGTCCGCTATCCTCAATTGCGGGAACTTATGGCAGCGAGGAAGAAACCCATAGCAACAAAGCAGCCCAACTTTTCCCCCCCGACTGTGGAGACAGTCGAACTAAGCTATCCGCCTCCTAGGCCTGCAGGCAAGATAGTAGGAAATGGGGTAGAGGCAGTTCCAGAGTTAGTAAGATTGCTGCGTGAAGAGGCGAAGGTGATTTAG
- a CDS encoding FAD-binding oxidoreductase codes for MKADIEKGLSDANCERFDARKYSIDGLKPDSVLAPKDYESIASILKVANSKKIAVCFQGSGTKNSMGNIPSKLDAIILTKHFSKSLDYVPEDLTVSVQAGIKFKELQKMLVKKKQFIPLDLLFPEASIGGIISTNSTGPLRAGYGAVKNFLLGVKVAHADGRISRAGGKVVKNVAGYDLTKLYIGAMGTLGCILEANLKVYPLPEGESTLLVFVNAIDEIKQHMKKVLSAGISPVAFEFLNQETFRLLSKYIPKDVAEYSYCMALRFFGSYPSVTNQAREAEKLALGHKTEVLLRGESSGFWNSFLDKVSKNGATLFKISLPRDKIVDAIGKVEEAMPFYLPKTYGELSTGLLHFSLQRDLQLSDYPLLAKKLLELRLYFEKIGGNLTIEVAPYMLKEHFEAWGTVPPAFFLMKTLKQKFDPNSILSSGRFVGGL; via the coding sequence TTGAAGGCAGATATTGAAAAAGGGTTATCAGATGCAAACTGCGAAAGGTTCGATGCAAGGAAGTATTCGATAGATGGTCTGAAGCCAGATTCAGTTCTTGCGCCGAAAGATTATGAATCAATAGCGAGCATACTAAAGGTTGCTAACAGCAAGAAAATTGCTGTCTGCTTTCAGGGTTCTGGTACAAAAAACTCCATGGGCAATATCCCTTCAAAGTTGGATGCGATAATACTGACAAAGCATTTTTCCAAAAGTCTTGACTATGTCCCAGAAGACCTAACAGTTTCGGTGCAAGCGGGGATAAAGTTCAAGGAACTCCAAAAGATGCTCGTAAAGAAAAAACAATTCATACCGCTAGACCTCCTATTTCCTGAAGCGAGCATAGGGGGCATCATTTCGACAAACTCTACCGGCCCGTTAAGAGCAGGGTATGGAGCAGTGAAAAACTTCCTCCTCGGTGTAAAGGTAGCGCATGCAGACGGAAGAATTTCCAGGGCTGGAGGAAAAGTCGTAAAGAATGTTGCTGGGTACGACCTAACGAAACTGTACATTGGAGCAATGGGGACTCTTGGGTGCATACTTGAGGCTAACCTGAAGGTCTATCCTCTCCCAGAAGGTGAAAGCACGCTTTTGGTTTTTGTCAACGCAATCGACGAGATCAAACAGCACATGAAGAAAGTGCTTTCTGCAGGAATTTCTCCTGTTGCATTCGAATTTCTGAATCAGGAAACCTTTAGGCTTCTATCAAAATATATTCCGAAAGATGTCGCTGAATACTCTTATTGCATGGCTCTGAGGTTCTTCGGCTCCTACCCTTCAGTCACCAACCAAGCTAGAGAAGCAGAGAAACTGGCTCTTGGTCATAAGACAGAGGTTCTGCTACGGGGCGAGAGCTCGGGTTTCTGGAACAGTTTCCTAGACAAGGTCTCGAAGAACGGTGCAACTCTGTTCAAAATCAGTCTGCCAAGAGACAAGATCGTTGATGCCATAGGTAAAGTAGAAGAGGCTATGCCATTCTACTTGCCGAAAACATACGGAGAGTTGTCTACTGGGCTATTACATTTCTCTCTCCAGAGAGACTTGCAACTTTCCGATTACCCGCTCCTTGCCAAGAAACTCCTTGAATTGAGGCTGTATTTTGAAAAGATAGGTGGAAACCTTACCATTGAAGTTGCGCCATACATGTTGAAGGAGCATTTCGAAGCGTGGGGAACGGTTCCTCCAGCATTCTTCCTGATGAAAACTCTGAAACAAAAGTTTGATCCAAACTCGATCCTCTCATCAGGCAGGTTTGTTGGAGGCCTTTAG
- a CDS encoding 50S ribosomal protein L30 has translation MEASALPSFLVVNLRGLVNTTAGVRETLKNLHLETRFRATVVPDTPDYRGMLQRAKEHLAWCEAKPELILKMIEKRGRVEGKTPITDDVLKALGYSRLAELAEALSDGKTTLNAVGVKPSVTLSPPKGGFRRSTRRLYSQGGVLGHNPELPKLVEAMI, from the coding sequence TTGGAGGCTAGCGCCTTGCCAAGTTTTTTGGTCGTCAATCTTAGAGGTTTGGTGAATACCACGGCAGGCGTGAGGGAGACTCTGAAGAACTTGCACCTTGAGACTAGGTTTAGGGCGACCGTGGTTCCAGACACTCCAGATTATAGAGGGATGCTACAAAGGGCAAAGGAACATCTGGCTTGGTGCGAAGCGAAGCCAGAGCTTATACTCAAGATGATTGAAAAAAGAGGGAGAGTAGAGGGGAAAACTCCCATTACCGATGATGTTCTGAAGGCTTTAGGGTACAGCAGACTTGCAGAGCTTGCGGAGGCTCTTAGCGACGGCAAAACTACTCTTAATGCTGTAGGGGTAAAACCTTCAGTTACGTTATCCCCTCCAAAAGGAGGTTTCAGGCGCTCGACAAGGAGGTTGTATTCACAAGGAGGAGTTCTGGGACACAATCCAGAATTACCAAAACTGGTAGAGGCGATGATTTAG
- the secY gene encoding preprotein translocase subunit SecY has product MGAIWSAISTVASVFPQVPKPERKPGLSEKLVWTATALVLYLAMAQTPLYGIASGTADQLAYTRIIFASAQGTLMELGIGPIVTAGLILQLLKGAEIIKLDFKKPEEKALFSAATKVLTLIVTIVEVTAFMIGGQFGTNLSTSVVIVIMTQLLATGFVVVLLDELVQKGWGIGSGISLFIMAGVAQQIIWNMFSVLPAGDGYLGIVPYLVNATATGHPESAIFRSGQLPSLFILLLTFIAIIIIVYVEGIRIEVPITSTKYRGFSGVYPMKLLYVSNIPVILASALLANLMFFSQFIWSRYNPNNSDQLLNLIATYNPQTVANGPIGGFLYYITPPRGLEALALEPLRAITYVAFYVVMAIIFGRIWVEIGGLNPRAVSKSLLDANVQVPGFRRSEQSVEGVLGKYIPVITILGATFIGLLASVADLFGLFGTGTGILLMVDITLNYYKMLMKERLETMMPQLAGLLGKT; this is encoded by the coding sequence TTGGGTGCAATCTGGAGCGCTATATCTACCGTTGCTTCTGTATTCCCGCAGGTTCCAAAACCCGAACGAAAGCCGGGCCTATCTGAAAAGCTCGTCTGGACTGCCACTGCTTTGGTTCTGTATTTGGCTATGGCGCAGACTCCTCTCTATGGAATCGCATCTGGTACTGCAGACCAACTGGCATACACAAGGATCATTTTCGCATCTGCCCAAGGCACTTTGATGGAACTTGGGATCGGCCCTATAGTGACTGCAGGTCTTATTCTCCAGCTGTTGAAGGGTGCAGAGATAATCAAACTGGATTTCAAGAAACCAGAGGAGAAGGCACTATTCTCTGCTGCTACGAAGGTGCTCACTCTGATAGTGACTATAGTAGAAGTAACAGCGTTTATGATTGGAGGGCAGTTCGGTACTAACCTTTCTACAAGTGTCGTAATAGTGATAATGACCCAGCTTCTGGCTACCGGGTTTGTAGTAGTGTTACTGGATGAGCTTGTTCAGAAAGGCTGGGGTATAGGCTCTGGCATTAGTCTGTTCATAATGGCTGGCGTCGCACAGCAGATAATCTGGAACATGTTCAGCGTATTGCCAGCAGGAGATGGCTACCTTGGCATTGTACCATATCTTGTCAATGCAACTGCCACTGGCCATCCTGAAAGCGCGATCTTCAGGAGTGGGCAGTTACCAAGCCTATTTATTCTCTTGCTAACCTTCATAGCGATCATCATAATTGTTTATGTTGAAGGTATACGTATAGAAGTCCCTATTACATCAACAAAGTACAGAGGCTTTTCAGGAGTCTATCCGATGAAGTTGCTTTACGTATCAAACATACCCGTGATACTCGCATCTGCCCTTTTAGCGAATCTAATGTTCTTTTCCCAGTTCATCTGGTCCCGCTATAACCCAAACAATTCAGACCAACTTTTGAATCTGATCGCTACCTATAATCCGCAGACTGTAGCTAACGGCCCTATAGGAGGCTTCCTCTATTACATAACACCTCCAAGAGGTCTTGAAGCTCTGGCATTAGAGCCTTTACGTGCTATTACATACGTTGCGTTCTATGTGGTAATGGCAATAATATTTGGAAGGATTTGGGTAGAAATAGGAGGGTTGAACCCTAGAGCCGTTTCAAAAAGTCTTCTGGATGCCAATGTTCAGGTACCCGGATTCAGACGGTCAGAGCAGTCAGTTGAAGGAGTTTTAGGCAAGTATATACCGGTGATTACAATCCTTGGAGCGACGTTCATAGGATTGTTGGCCTCTGTAGCCGACCTGTTTGGGCTTTTTGGTACTGGGACTGGAATCCTGCTGATGGTGGACATTACGCTGAACTACTACAAGATGTTGATGAAGGAAAGGCTGGAAACTATGATGCCGCAGCTGGCAGGGTTGTTAGGCAAGACCTAG
- a CDS encoding FAD-binding protein yields the protein MKELSAEFLQELKAVGGSLLTKPEELLVYEQDGLTIYKGRASAAVLPKSADQVSKIVSLCSRHKVPFIARGAGTSLSGGTIPIEGGVIIEFALMNRILEVDLENGLVLVESGAVNLSVSQAVSSSGYFYAPDPSSQLVCTIGGNIAHNSGGPHTLKYGVTTHNIVGAEVVLANGDIVWLGGKAVDKIGYDLLSLLFGSDGTLAIVTKALLKIVPKQQDVRLIMASFEKPEDASVAVSNIIGAGVLPSAVEMMDDLVIGAVEDSIHAAGYPRDAGAVLLVEVDGRIEDVEDGIGKVLKICKANGAKQVRVATDEHERKQLWEGRKGAFASMGRLGPNYIVQDGVIPRTKLPEILSKVYQISRNYSLKIANVFHAGDGNLHPLIIYDAAKGETEKAVRASGETLKICVDAGGTITGEHGIGVEKRDLMPMIFDEVDLGMMMKVKETFDPENICNPCKTLPFGGRCAELFPSPKVEKR from the coding sequence ATGAAGGAACTCTCAGCCGAATTTCTGCAGGAGCTTAAGGCCGTAGGAGGGTCATTGCTAACAAAACCTGAAGAGCTGCTAGTCTATGAGCAGGACGGCCTGACAATATACAAGGGGAGGGCTTCTGCAGCAGTCTTACCTAAATCTGCAGATCAGGTTTCAAAGATAGTTTCTTTATGTAGCAGGCATAAGGTTCCGTTCATTGCCAGAGGTGCAGGGACGAGCCTGAGTGGAGGCACGATACCGATAGAAGGCGGAGTGATAATAGAATTTGCCCTGATGAACCGCATTCTTGAAGTTGACCTTGAAAATGGGCTCGTGTTGGTCGAATCCGGGGCTGTAAATCTGTCGGTCAGCCAAGCAGTGTCATCTTCAGGCTATTTCTATGCGCCAGACCCTTCTAGTCAACTGGTCTGCACAATCGGCGGCAATATCGCACACAATTCTGGAGGGCCGCATACCTTGAAATATGGAGTGACAACTCACAACATTGTCGGGGCAGAAGTTGTTCTGGCAAATGGGGATATCGTCTGGCTAGGAGGTAAAGCCGTAGACAAAATAGGCTACGATCTACTTTCCCTGCTGTTTGGCTCCGATGGGACACTGGCTATAGTCACAAAAGCCCTGCTGAAGATAGTTCCAAAGCAGCAGGATGTTCGCCTTATAATGGCATCATTTGAAAAGCCTGAGGATGCTAGCGTAGCCGTCTCTAACATCATCGGAGCTGGAGTTCTTCCCTCAGCTGTGGAAATGATGGACGATCTGGTGATCGGGGCGGTCGAGGATTCGATCCATGCCGCTGGGTATCCAAGGGATGCTGGGGCTGTTCTGCTCGTCGAAGTAGACGGGAGGATTGAGGATGTTGAGGATGGGATTGGCAAGGTTCTAAAGATATGCAAGGCTAACGGGGCCAAGCAAGTCAGAGTTGCAACTGATGAGCATGAAAGGAAGCAGTTGTGGGAGGGGAGGAAGGGCGCTTTCGCCTCTATGGGAAGGCTCGGGCCAAACTACATAGTGCAGGATGGCGTGATACCAAGAACCAAGCTCCCCGAAATACTCTCAAAAGTGTACCAGATAAGCAGGAACTACTCCCTGAAGATTGCAAATGTCTTCCATGCTGGAGACGGGAACTTGCACCCCCTGATAATCTATGACGCGGCAAAGGGTGAGACCGAAAAGGCGGTAAGGGCGAGCGGAGAGACTCTGAAGATCTGTGTCGATGCGGGAGGGACGATAACAGGGGAGCATGGGATCGGCGTCGAAAAAAGAGACCTAATGCCTATGATCTTTGATGAAGTCGATCTTGGAATGATGATGAAGGTCAAGGAGACTTTTGATCCAGAAAACATTTGCAACCCCTGCAAGACGCTACCATTTGGGGGCAGATGCGCAGAACTATTTCCAAGCCCAAAGGTAGAGAAACGATAA
- a CDS encoding 50S ribosomal protein L18, translating to MLKRKRQGKTDYNTRKKIIRSKRNFAAIRITNKNTNVQILEAKIGGDVIAAAAHSRELMKLGWKGSGKSIPAAYLTGLLAGQKAKKAGIESAIVYSGIKPFRAASRVAAAVKGIVDSGITVPVNEEVLPSEERIKGEHITAYASAGKGSESPQFSTWKKAQLSTEKFGDHFGQIESKIKGGK from the coding sequence ATGCTGAAGAGAAAGCGTCAGGGAAAAACAGATTACAATACAAGGAAGAAGATAATCCGTTCAAAGAGAAACTTTGCCGCGATCAGGATCACGAACAAAAATACAAACGTCCAGATTTTAGAAGCTAAGATAGGCGGAGATGTTATAGCAGCTGCCGCACATTCTAGAGAGCTGATGAAACTTGGTTGGAAAGGCTCTGGTAAATCAATACCAGCTGCCTATTTAACAGGTCTTCTTGCAGGCCAGAAGGCAAAAAAAGCAGGAATAGAGAGTGCAATAGTGTATTCTGGCATAAAGCCGTTTAGAGCAGCGTCAAGAGTTGCGGCGGCTGTAAAAGGTATAGTTGATTCAGGTATCACGGTTCCAGTCAATGAGGAGGTTCTTCCCTCTGAAGAAAGGATAAAAGGAGAACATATCACTGCCTACGCGTCTGCTGGGAAAGGGTCTGAGTCTCCGCAGTTCTCGACTTGGAAGAAAGCTCAATTGAGCACTGAAAAGTTTGGTGATCACTTTGGACAAATCGAATCGAAGATCAAGGGAGGAAAGTAG
- a CDS encoding 30S ribosomal protein S5: protein MLVAQGKVTSMDEIFQNGWKIKEHEIVKTLLPDLKADAVSVGIVQKQTDAGEVTKFAAVVAVGNGNGWLGVGRGKAAQMRSAIEKGTYDSYLKVIPVKLGCGSWECRCGRGHSIPYKTSGKGGSVRVDIIPGPRGLGLVAGETVRALLSLAGIKDAWTRTYGSTSTMASVANAVYDALKRVHGLSTVGG, encoded by the coding sequence ATGCTGGTAGCTCAGGGCAAAGTTACCTCCATGGACGAGATTTTCCAGAATGGTTGGAAGATCAAAGAGCACGAAATAGTAAAGACACTGCTTCCCGATTTGAAGGCTGATGCTGTCAGCGTAGGCATAGTGCAGAAGCAGACTGATGCTGGCGAAGTTACGAAGTTCGCGGCGGTGGTTGCAGTTGGAAATGGAAACGGCTGGCTGGGCGTCGGGAGGGGAAAGGCAGCTCAAATGCGAAGCGCTATTGAGAAGGGAACCTATGACTCTTATCTTAAGGTAATTCCTGTTAAGTTGGGTTGCGGAAGCTGGGAGTGCAGATGTGGGAGAGGGCATTCGATACCTTACAAGACCAGCGGAAAAGGAGGAAGCGTCAGAGTTGACATAATCCCAGGCCCAAGAGGGCTTGGGCTCGTAGCGGGGGAAACTGTCAGGGCGCTTTTGTCCCTTGCAGGCATCAAAGACGCTTGGACTAGGACTTATGGTTCGACTAGTACAATGGCTTCAGTTGCCAATGCTGTATACGATGCTTTGAAGAGGGTTCACGGCCTAAGCACGGTTGGAGGCTAG
- a CDS encoding 4Fe-4S dicluster domain-containing protein → MARLEKKLSAEAYAELQECVHCGFCLPNCPTYRLLGVEADSPRGRIRLMKAYADGEIGITEGLVKHLSLCLVCRNCETVCPSGVEFGLAMDDARYQIEKNTKRSISKRMTRWLLLSFTFSSLSRVRFVLGLSKLPGSGYLMKKLELASFIKPMQSLNRQDYVNPSKKSVYPAEGKSRYKVAMLAGCIMSTVLSKIDRATIRVLNKNGCDIVLPTQQKCCGALHQHEGALDRTLELAKKNIKAFSKYDFDMLIVNSAGCGATMKEYGRLFASDSRWREEAKKFSTKVKDLSEFLAEIPINDNFGEVKLKIAYQDPCHLAHGQRIKKEPRKILQMIPGLTLVELKTPDQCCGAAGIYSMLYPEMAERILEARMQEISATGASAIVASNPPCYIQYSGTNSIRVYHIAELLDMSYRNFSGSSSA, encoded by the coding sequence ATGGCTAGGTTGGAGAAGAAGCTTAGCGCGGAAGCATATGCCGAGCTGCAGGAATGCGTACATTGCGGATTCTGCCTCCCAAACTGTCCAACTTACAGGCTGCTTGGAGTCGAGGCTGATTCTCCCCGGGGGAGGATAAGGCTGATGAAGGCATATGCTGATGGCGAAATTGGAATTACGGAGGGACTCGTGAAGCATCTTTCACTCTGCTTGGTCTGCAGAAACTGCGAAACTGTATGCCCATCTGGAGTAGAGTTTGGCTTGGCGATGGATGATGCAAGGTATCAAATCGAAAAGAATACCAAGCGAAGCATATCGAAGAGAATGACTAGGTGGCTTTTGCTTTCATTCACGTTTTCAAGTTTGAGCAGAGTGAGATTTGTATTAGGGCTATCTAAGCTCCCCGGTTCTGGTTATCTGATGAAAAAACTTGAGCTGGCGAGTTTTATCAAACCTATGCAGAGCCTTAATAGACAAGATTACGTCAATCCTAGCAAGAAATCTGTTTATCCTGCAGAGGGAAAATCAAGGTACAAGGTTGCCATGCTTGCTGGGTGCATAATGAGCACAGTACTATCGAAAATTGATAGGGCGACCATTAGAGTCTTAAACAAAAACGGCTGCGATATTGTTCTCCCAACACAGCAGAAATGCTGCGGAGCTCTGCACCAACACGAAGGCGCGCTTGATAGGACTCTCGAACTTGCTAAGAAGAACATCAAGGCATTTTCAAAATACGATTTTGATATGTTGATTGTCAATTCTGCTGGTTGCGGGGCAACGATGAAAGAGTACGGAAGACTGTTTGCCAGCGACTCAAGATGGAGAGAAGAGGCTAAGAAATTCAGCACCAAAGTAAAAGACCTTTCCGAATTCTTGGCCGAAATTCCTATCAATGATAATTTCGGAGAAGTCAAGCTGAAAATAGCGTACCAAGACCCCTGCCATCTGGCTCATGGACAGAGGATCAAAAAAGAACCGAGAAAGATTCTCCAGATGATACCGGGTCTGACGCTTGTAGAACTGAAAACTCCAGATCAGTGTTGCGGGGCTGCAGGGATTTACTCTATGCTATATCCAGAAATGGCTGAAAGAATTCTCGAAGCAAGAATGCAGGAAATTAGTGCAACAGGAGCATCGGCCATAGTAGCGTCGAACCCTCCATGCTATATTCAATACTCAGGTACTAACTCGATAAGGGTGTATCACATAGCGGAACTGCTGGACATGAGCTACAGAAACTTTAGCGGCTCTTCTTCAGCGTGA
- a CDS encoding 50S ribosomal protein L32e has product MKLVQKKIDIARLLALRKEIKHRMPDFVRPESWRYARIHEPWRKPKGIDHKVRLSVKGWPPLVKIGYRGPKAVRGLHPSGLRDILVHNSNDMDNLNPRTDAVRFAGTLGGKTRAMLMQRAQQMGIKVLNPGTVKAPSKGE; this is encoded by the coding sequence ATGAAGCTAGTCCAGAAGAAGATCGACATAGCAAGACTTTTGGCATTACGGAAGGAGATAAAGCATAGAATGCCTGATTTTGTTAGACCTGAATCATGGCGGTATGCTAGGATTCATGAGCCATGGAGAAAGCCCAAGGGTATAGATCACAAGGTCAGGCTTTCGGTTAAAGGGTGGCCTCCACTTGTCAAGATCGGATATAGGGGCCCCAAAGCAGTCAGAGGACTGCACCCTTCGGGGTTAAGAGACATACTCGTTCACAATTCGAATGATATGGATAATCTTAATCCTAGAACCGATGCGGTAAGGTTCGCGGGAACTCTTGGTGGGAAAACCCGTGCCATGTTAATGCAAAGAGCTCAGCAAATGGGGATAAAGGTGTTGAATCCGGGTACTGTTAAAGCGCCATCAAAGGGTGAATAA
- a CDS encoding 50S ribosomal protein L19e translates to MADLRAKRRMAADMLGVGETRIRLDPAETERLEDAITRGSIRSLIKEGVIWVKQRRGVSRGRVRVRHQKAKIRGRGAGSKEGKKYAQLPRKKAWVTRVRALRRRLKIKKAKGEIDNDVFWQIYRQIGEGRVGTIKRMEELIAAIGGK, encoded by the coding sequence ATGGCCGATCTACGAGCTAAAAGAAGAATGGCTGCAGATATGTTAGGTGTAGGGGAGACTAGAATTAGGCTAGACCCCGCAGAGACAGAGCGTTTAGAGGACGCTATTACACGAGGGAGTATAAGGTCTTTGATAAAAGAAGGCGTGATCTGGGTCAAACAGAGGAGAGGAGTTTCTAGGGGAAGGGTAAGAGTCAGACACCAGAAGGCAAAAATCAGAGGAAGGGGAGCAGGTTCCAAAGAGGGCAAAAAATACGCACAGCTCCCGAGGAAAAAAGCATGGGTTACAAGGGTTAGGGCATTAAGAAGGAGACTCAAGATAAAGAAGGCCAAAGGAGAAATCGACAACGATGTATTCTGGCAGATTTACAGGCAGATAGGTGAGGGCCGAGTGGGAACAATAAAGCGCATGGAAGAATTGATAGCTGCAATTGGAGGCAAGTAA
- a CDS encoding 50S ribosomal protein L15, translated as MATRNRKVRRLRGSRTMGWGQIGQHRKSGGKGGVGKAGLLKHKWTWTVVYDPNHFTREKPKPPQRIIVSKWVNVGQLDSIAHSVQSDGGKKVIDLSGMGYQKLLGQGSISGQYKILVDSASETAKEKIEKAGGELVLGTGSE; from the coding sequence ATGGCAACTCGAAACAGAAAGGTAAGACGGCTTAGAGGTTCAAGGACTATGGGCTGGGGCCAGATTGGGCAGCATAGAAAGAGCGGAGGTAAGGGCGGAGTCGGAAAGGCAGGTTTGCTAAAGCACAAATGGACATGGACTGTAGTTTACGATCCTAATCATTTCACTAGAGAAAAGCCGAAGCCTCCTCAAAGAATCATAGTTTCAAAATGGGTGAATGTTGGTCAATTAGATAGCATCGCACATTCAGTTCAAAGCGATGGAGGAAAGAAGGTCATCGATCTTTCAGGTATGGGATACCAGAAGCTTTTAGGTCAGGGAAGCATATCAGGGCAGTACAAGATTTTGGTAGATTCTGCTAGCGAAACTGCAAAGGAGAAGATAGAGAAGGCAGGCGGAGAATTGGTATTGGGAACTGGTAGTGAGTAA
- a CDS encoding electron transfer flavoprotein subunit alpha/FixB family protein encodes MSSVLVFVEQRQGKVKRPSLEVLSEGRRLAKKIGSAVIALVIGSQLDDIANDISKFGPDSIVLAEHNALANYSPEGYRDAFLEVVKHERPRIILAAGTYMGKDLAPRIAAKIGTGLATDCLALEVTEDSMIATRPVFAGKLLQKVKITSPTKIATLKPNIFRAEEANSAPSIKKIVPQIDPSRWKAILKGIQEPEVKKQDVSEASAIVSGGRGMRGPEGYKILEELAAALGGTVGASRAAVDSGWRPHAEQVGQTGKIVSPNLYIACGISGAVQHQVGMFNSKVIVAINKDPDAPIFKFADYGIVGDLFEVVPALTKELKKLYGKG; translated from the coding sequence ATGAGTTCAGTTCTTGTATTCGTAGAGCAGCGACAAGGAAAAGTAAAACGGCCGTCGCTAGAGGTTTTAAGCGAAGGCAGGAGACTCGCCAAGAAAATCGGTTCAGCAGTTATTGCACTTGTAATTGGAAGTCAGCTGGACGATATTGCGAATGACATCTCAAAGTTCGGCCCAGATTCAATAGTGTTGGCTGAGCATAATGCTCTTGCTAATTACTCCCCCGAAGGCTATAGGGATGCGTTTTTGGAAGTTGTCAAGCATGAGCGACCCAGGATAATACTTGCTGCAGGTACATACATGGGGAAAGACCTGGCCCCAAGAATAGCTGCAAAAATCGGTACTGGATTGGCTACAGATTGTCTTGCCCTAGAAGTTACCGAAGATTCGATGATTGCCACTAGGCCAGTCTTTGCAGGAAAATTGCTGCAGAAAGTGAAGATAACAAGCCCTACCAAGATTGCAACTCTGAAGCCAAACATATTCAGGGCAGAGGAGGCCAATAGCGCGCCCTCGATCAAAAAGATAGTCCCCCAAATTGACCCTAGCAGGTGGAAGGCTATTCTCAAAGGCATTCAAGAGCCGGAAGTCAAGAAGCAAGACGTTTCAGAAGCCTCTGCAATAGTTTCTGGAGGGAGAGGCATGAGGGGTCCTGAAGGCTACAAGATTCTTGAGGAGCTTGCTGCTGCGCTTGGGGGTACGGTTGGAGCCTCAAGAGCTGCGGTAGATTCTGGTTGGAGGCCACATGCAGAACAAGTAGGACAGACAGGGAAGATAGTTTCCCCAAATCTGTACATAGCATGCGGAATATCTGGAGCTGTACAGCATCAGGTAGGCATGTTCAACTCAAAAGTCATCGTAGCAATAAACAAAGACCCTGATGCCCCCATCTTCAAGTTTGCTGACTATGGAATTGTTGGTGACCTGTTCGAAGTTGTACCTGCCCTGACGAAAGAATTAAAGAAACTATACGGTAAAGGATAG